From Sceloporus undulatus isolate JIND9_A2432 ecotype Alabama chromosome 6, SceUnd_v1.1, whole genome shotgun sequence, one genomic window encodes:
- the NR2E3 gene encoding photoreceptor-specific nuclear receptor, translated as MTASPTESVINKGLEGNQPGLSMAPGKVGSPVLLCKVCGDTSSGKHYGIYACNGCSGFFKRSVRRKLIYRCQAGTGMCPVDKAHRNQCQACRLKKCLQAGMNKDAVQNERQPRSTAQVRLDAIDLDSEQQPEHVATTRDAALPPLPPQPPCPSLQSLRAPNSCSMTGASRARAPTPPSNHRFMASLMTAETCAKLEPEDADENIDVTGNEPERPVGEAHISPYPATSPESVYETSARLLFMAVKWAKNLPVFSNLPFRDQVILLEEAWSELFLLCAIQWSLPLESCPLLSVSELAPTLNGKLVSGGMDIRALQEVIARFKALGVDPTEFACMKAIVLFKPETRGLKDPDQVENLQDQSQVMLGQHNQIHYPSQPVRFGKLLLLLPSLKFISSDRIELLFFRRTIGNTPMEKLLCDMFKN; from the exons ATGACTGCCTCCCCAACAGAGTCGGTGATAAACAAAGGACTGGAGGGCAACCAGCCAG GGCTCAGCATGGCTCCTGGGAAAGTCGGAAGCCCAGTCTTGCTCTGCAAGGTGTGTGGAGATACTAGCAGCGGGAAGCACTATGGCATCTATGCCTGCAATGGCTGCAGTGGTTTCTTTAAGCGCAGTGTCCGCAGGAAGCTGATCTACAG GTGCCAAGCTGGCACAGGGATGTGTCCAGTGGACAAAGCACACAGGAACCAATGCCAAGCCTGCCGCCTGAAGAAATGCCTGCAGGCAGGAATGAACAAGGATG CTGTACAGAATGAACGCCAGCCCCGCAGCACTGCACAGGTTCGTCTTGATGCCATCGACCTAGACTCCGAACAGCAACCTGAGCATGTGGCTACCACACGGGATGCTGCGCTACCTCCACTGCCACCACAACCACCCTGTCCTTCCCTACAGAGCCTCAGGGCCCCCAACTCCTGCTCCATGACCGGGGCTTCAAGGGCCCGAGCCCCAACTCCCCCCAGCAACCATCGTTTTATGGCTAGCCTGATGACCGCTGAGACGTGTGCCAAGTTGGAGCCAGAGGATG CTGATGAGAACATTGATGTAACTGGTAATGAACCAGAACGCCCAGTGGGTGAGGCTCACATCTCCCCATACCCAGCCACCAGCCCTGAGAGCGTCTATGAAACCTCTGCCCGACTCCTTTTCATGGCTGTGAAATGGGCAAAGAACCTACCTGTCTTCTCAAACCTACCTTTCCGAGACCAG GTGATCTTACTGGAGGAAGCCTGGAGTGAGCTTTTCCTGCTCTGTGCCATCCAGTGGTCTTTACCACTGGAATCCTGCCCCCTGCTTTCTGTGTCAGAGCTGGCACCCACTCTCAATGGAAAGCTTGTATCTGGTGGAATGGACATTCGTGCCCTTCAAGAAGTAATTGCACGCTTCAAAGCCCTAGGAGTGGACCCCACCGAGTTTGCCTGTATGAAGGCCATTGTACTCTTCAAACCAG AAACAAGAGGCCTGAAAGATCCAGACCAGGTGGAGAATTTGCAGGATCAGTCTCAAGTGATGCTGGGGCAGCATAATCAAATACATTACCCAAGCCAGCCTGTCAG gtttgggaagctcctgctgctcctgcctTCCTTGAAATTTATTTCTTCAGACCGTATCGAGCTGCTTTTTTTCCGCAGGACCATCGGAAACACTCCTATGGAGAAGCTGCTTTGTGACATGTTCAAAAATTGA